A DNA window from Impatiens glandulifera chromosome 7, dImpGla2.1, whole genome shotgun sequence contains the following coding sequences:
- the LOC124944423 gene encoding zinc finger CCCH domain-containing protein 30-like isoform X2 gives MENDKCEKDMDHLLNANQDNIFASLLELAADNDFEAFKHLIEQDASVAVNKIGPWYSRRKGSKQISLEHRTPLMIAATYGSLDVVRLILSVPNIDVNLSCGLDRTTALHCAASGGSTNALDVVKLLVSSGADPTSIDASGLRPFDVIVAPPKNPESRTALEEILSNNVSDSSLGNYFGLSVATSTTLSSSPRNGSPGSPSDSVLLSPTALKLSEKKEYPIDPSLPDIKYGIYSTDEFRMYSFKIRPCSRAYSHDWTECPFVHPGENARRRDPRKFHYSCVPCPDFRKGACKRGDMCEYAHGVFECWLHPAQYRTRLCKDGTGCARRVCFFAHKPDELRPLYLSTGSGVSSPRSNAASASPMDMAVALGLLPGSPSSMMSFNQQPMSPTGVGNGFPWPQQQQNVPPPLNLAGSNLQSSRLRSSFSARDILPEEMNMFPELEGQMMNDLSCLSRESRPRPGLNHMGLSKMLSPSNLDELFSAEMSSPRYSDQQSVFSPSHRSAALAQFQQQQQNMLSPINTNNNNGFSPKNIVDHPSLYQSYAVSSPRSMTSPRSMDPISPMGSRLSAFAQRENQQQQQIRSPGSNNNNNNMLMSKWGSPSGKVDWSLTEADLGRMQRMPSSKNDEPDLSWVQTLVKESPPPEMKEKVVAVVPNSGGTVTSSSGGEGSLKSTNNNNNSTNNQNESIDHSVLGAWLEQMQLDQQQQLVA, from the coding sequence ATGGAAAATGATAAGTGTGAGAAAGATATGGATCATCTGCTGAATGCTAATCAGGATAATATTTTTGCAAGTTTACTTGAGCTTGCTGCTGACAATGACTTTGAAGCTTTCAAACATCTCATAGAGCAGGATGCTTCTGTTGCTGTTAATAAGATAGGGCCATGGTATAGCCGCAGGAAGGGATCTAAACAAATATCTCTGGAGCATAGGACCCCTTTGATGATTGCTGCGACTTACGGTAGTCTTGATGTTGTGAGATTAATACTCTCAGTTCCAAATATTGATGTGAACCTATCATGCGGCCTTGACAGAACCACTGCCCTTCACTGTGCAGCCTCAGGAGGTTCAACTAATGCTCTTGATGTTGTAAAGCTGCTTGTATCTTCTGGTGCTGATCCCACTAGCATTGATGCTAGTGGTCTGCGCCCATTTGATGTAATTGTTGCCCCTCCGAAAAATCCCGAATCGAGAACTGCCCTTGAGGAAATCCTTTCAAATAATGTTTCTGATAGTTCTCTTGGAAACTACTTTGGCTTATCTGTGGCTACTTCAACAACTCTATCTTCATCTCCTAGAAATGGGTCTCCTGGTTCACCTTCAGATTCCGTGTTGTTGTCGCCAACAGCATTGAAGCTCAGTGAAAAGAAAGAGTATCCCATTGATCCATCTCTACCTGACATTAAATATGGCATCTATTCAACTGATGAATTCCGCATGTATTCGTTTAAGATCAGGCCATGCTCCAGGGCTTACTCTCACGATTGGACTGAATGCCCTTTTGTTCACCCGGGAGAGAATGCTCGAAGGAGAGATCCAAGGAAGTTTCACTACAGCTGTGTTCCATGCCCTGATTTTCGGAAAGGCGCTTGCAAGAGAGGAGATATGTGTGAATATGCACATGGAGTGTTTGAATGTTGGCTACACCCAGCTCAGTATCGAACTCGACTTTGCAAAGATGGCACTGGTTGTGCTAGACGGGTATGCTTTTTTGCTCATAAACCTGATGAGCTTCGTCCTTTGTATCTTTCAACCGGTTCTGGTGTTTCATCGCCTAGGTCAAATGCGGCTTCTGCTAGCCCAATGGACATGGCAGTTGCTCTAGGGCTTCTGCCTGGCTCTCCCTCTTCCATGATGTCTTTCAATCAACAACCCATGTCTCCAACTGGTGTTGGAAATGGATTTCCATGGCCTCAACAACAGCAGAACGTTCCTCCACCACTTAATCTGGCCGGGAGCAATCTCCAGTCGAGTCGGTTGAGGTCTTCGTTCAGTGCGAGAGATATTCTTCCTGAAGAAATGAACATGTTTCCAGAACTGGAAGGTCAAATGATGAATGATTTGAGTTGCTTGTCTCGTGAATCCCGTCCAAGACCGGGTTTGAACCATATGGGACTGTCGAAGATGCTGAGTCCTTCTAATCTCGACGAGCTATTCTCCGCGGAGATGTCGTCGCCTCGTTACTCTGATCAGCAGTCGGTCTTTTCGCCTTCGCACAGATCAGCCGCTCTGGCTCAGttccagcagcagcagcagaacATGCTGTCGCCTATCAATACTAACAACAACAACGGGTTCTCCCCGAAAAACATTGTTGATCATCCTAGTCTGTATCAGTCGTATGCTGTATCGTCTCCAAGATCAATGACATCTCCAAGAAGCATGGATCCAATATCTCCAATGGGCTCCCGCCTTTCCGCGTTTGCTCAGAGGGAAaaccagcagcagcagcagattCGATCTCCTggtagtaataataataacaataacatGTTGATGTCAAAATGGGGTTCCCCGAGTGGGAAAGTGGACTGGTCATTAACTGAAGCAGATCTGGGAAGGATGCAAAGAATGCCATCATCTAAGAATGATGAGCCGGATTTGTCGTGGGTACAGACACTTGTGAAGGAGTCGCCTCCGCCTGAGATGAAGGAAAAAGTGGTGGCAGTTGTACCGAATTCTGGTGGGACTGTGACATCATCATCCGGTGGTGAGGGGTCTCTGAAAAGCactaacaacaacaacaacagtaCTAACAATCAAAATGAATCTATTGATCACTCGGTTTTAGGTGCTTGGCTGGAGCAGATGCAGCTGGATCAGCAGCAGCAGCTGGTGGCCTAG
- the LOC124944423 gene encoding zinc finger CCCH domain-containing protein 30-like isoform X1 encodes MCSGPEPSNSTSTMENDKCEKDMDHLLNANQDNIFASLLELAADNDFEAFKHLIEQDASVAVNKIGPWYSRRKGSKQISLEHRTPLMIAATYGSLDVVRLILSVPNIDVNLSCGLDRTTALHCAASGGSTNALDVVKLLVSSGADPTSIDASGLRPFDVIVAPPKNPESRTALEEILSNNVSDSSLGNYFGLSVATSTTLSSSPRNGSPGSPSDSVLLSPTALKLSEKKEYPIDPSLPDIKYGIYSTDEFRMYSFKIRPCSRAYSHDWTECPFVHPGENARRRDPRKFHYSCVPCPDFRKGACKRGDMCEYAHGVFECWLHPAQYRTRLCKDGTGCARRVCFFAHKPDELRPLYLSTGSGVSSPRSNAASASPMDMAVALGLLPGSPSSMMSFNQQPMSPTGVGNGFPWPQQQQNVPPPLNLAGSNLQSSRLRSSFSARDILPEEMNMFPELEGQMMNDLSCLSRESRPRPGLNHMGLSKMLSPSNLDELFSAEMSSPRYSDQQSVFSPSHRSAALAQFQQQQQNMLSPINTNNNNGFSPKNIVDHPSLYQSYAVSSPRSMTSPRSMDPISPMGSRLSAFAQRENQQQQQIRSPGSNNNNNNMLMSKWGSPSGKVDWSLTEADLGRMQRMPSSKNDEPDLSWVQTLVKESPPPEMKEKVVAVVPNSGGTVTSSSGGEGSLKSTNNNNNSTNNQNESIDHSVLGAWLEQMQLDQQQQLVA; translated from the coding sequence ATGTGCAGTGGACCTGAGCCATCGAATTCCACATCAACAATGGAAAATGATAAGTGTGAGAAAGATATGGATCATCTGCTGAATGCTAATCAGGATAATATTTTTGCAAGTTTACTTGAGCTTGCTGCTGACAATGACTTTGAAGCTTTCAAACATCTCATAGAGCAGGATGCTTCTGTTGCTGTTAATAAGATAGGGCCATGGTATAGCCGCAGGAAGGGATCTAAACAAATATCTCTGGAGCATAGGACCCCTTTGATGATTGCTGCGACTTACGGTAGTCTTGATGTTGTGAGATTAATACTCTCAGTTCCAAATATTGATGTGAACCTATCATGCGGCCTTGACAGAACCACTGCCCTTCACTGTGCAGCCTCAGGAGGTTCAACTAATGCTCTTGATGTTGTAAAGCTGCTTGTATCTTCTGGTGCTGATCCCACTAGCATTGATGCTAGTGGTCTGCGCCCATTTGATGTAATTGTTGCCCCTCCGAAAAATCCCGAATCGAGAACTGCCCTTGAGGAAATCCTTTCAAATAATGTTTCTGATAGTTCTCTTGGAAACTACTTTGGCTTATCTGTGGCTACTTCAACAACTCTATCTTCATCTCCTAGAAATGGGTCTCCTGGTTCACCTTCAGATTCCGTGTTGTTGTCGCCAACAGCATTGAAGCTCAGTGAAAAGAAAGAGTATCCCATTGATCCATCTCTACCTGACATTAAATATGGCATCTATTCAACTGATGAATTCCGCATGTATTCGTTTAAGATCAGGCCATGCTCCAGGGCTTACTCTCACGATTGGACTGAATGCCCTTTTGTTCACCCGGGAGAGAATGCTCGAAGGAGAGATCCAAGGAAGTTTCACTACAGCTGTGTTCCATGCCCTGATTTTCGGAAAGGCGCTTGCAAGAGAGGAGATATGTGTGAATATGCACATGGAGTGTTTGAATGTTGGCTACACCCAGCTCAGTATCGAACTCGACTTTGCAAAGATGGCACTGGTTGTGCTAGACGGGTATGCTTTTTTGCTCATAAACCTGATGAGCTTCGTCCTTTGTATCTTTCAACCGGTTCTGGTGTTTCATCGCCTAGGTCAAATGCGGCTTCTGCTAGCCCAATGGACATGGCAGTTGCTCTAGGGCTTCTGCCTGGCTCTCCCTCTTCCATGATGTCTTTCAATCAACAACCCATGTCTCCAACTGGTGTTGGAAATGGATTTCCATGGCCTCAACAACAGCAGAACGTTCCTCCACCACTTAATCTGGCCGGGAGCAATCTCCAGTCGAGTCGGTTGAGGTCTTCGTTCAGTGCGAGAGATATTCTTCCTGAAGAAATGAACATGTTTCCAGAACTGGAAGGTCAAATGATGAATGATTTGAGTTGCTTGTCTCGTGAATCCCGTCCAAGACCGGGTTTGAACCATATGGGACTGTCGAAGATGCTGAGTCCTTCTAATCTCGACGAGCTATTCTCCGCGGAGATGTCGTCGCCTCGTTACTCTGATCAGCAGTCGGTCTTTTCGCCTTCGCACAGATCAGCCGCTCTGGCTCAGttccagcagcagcagcagaacATGCTGTCGCCTATCAATACTAACAACAACAACGGGTTCTCCCCGAAAAACATTGTTGATCATCCTAGTCTGTATCAGTCGTATGCTGTATCGTCTCCAAGATCAATGACATCTCCAAGAAGCATGGATCCAATATCTCCAATGGGCTCCCGCCTTTCCGCGTTTGCTCAGAGGGAAaaccagcagcagcagcagattCGATCTCCTggtagtaataataataacaataacatGTTGATGTCAAAATGGGGTTCCCCGAGTGGGAAAGTGGACTGGTCATTAACTGAAGCAGATCTGGGAAGGATGCAAAGAATGCCATCATCTAAGAATGATGAGCCGGATTTGTCGTGGGTACAGACACTTGTGAAGGAGTCGCCTCCGCCTGAGATGAAGGAAAAAGTGGTGGCAGTTGTACCGAATTCTGGTGGGACTGTGACATCATCATCCGGTGGTGAGGGGTCTCTGAAAAGCactaacaacaacaacaacagtaCTAACAATCAAAATGAATCTATTGATCACTCGGTTTTAGGTGCTTGGCTGGAGCAGATGCAGCTGGATCAGCAGCAGCAGCTGGTGGCCTAG